In Carya illinoinensis cultivar Pawnee chromosome 9, C.illinoinensisPawnee_v1, whole genome shotgun sequence, the following are encoded in one genomic region:
- the LOC122276658 gene encoding protein GID8 homolog, producing the protein MSLFWTVIRQLAEIGAMATSKKVITKEEWEKKLNDVKIRKEDVNKLVMNFLVTEGFVDAAEKFRIESGTAPDIDLATITDRMAVKKAVQCGNVEDAIEKVNDLNPEILDTNPHLFFHLQQQRFIELIRNGKIEEALEFAQEELAPRGEENQSFLEELERTVSLLAFEDVSNCPVGELLDISQRLKTASEVNAAILTSQSHEKDPKLPSLLKMLIWAQNQLDKKAAYPHINDLSTAILEDPAI; encoded by the exons ATGTCACTATTCTGGACTGTGATTCGTCAGCTTGCAGAGATCGGAGCAATG GCCACATCAAAGAAAGTGATTACGAAAGAAGAGTGGGAGAAAAAGCTCAACGATGTAAAGATTAGGAAAGAAGACGTGAATAAATTGGTGATGAATTTCCTTGTCACGGAAGGTTTTGTTGATGCTGCTGAAAAATTCCGTATCGAATCTGGAACTGCAC CAGATATAGATCTTGCAACAATTACAGATCGCATGGCAGTTAAAAAGGCGGTTCAGTGTGGTAATGTGGAGGACGCAATTGAGAAAGTTAATGACTTAAATCCTGAG ATACTGGACACAAATCCCCACTTGTTTTTCCATCTCCAACAGCAAAGATTCATAGAGTTAATTCGGAATGGGAAAATAGAAGAGGCTCTAGAGTTTGCCCAGGAGGAGCTTGCACCAAGGGGAGAAGAAAAT CAAAGCTTTCTAGAAGAGTTGGAGAGGACTGTTTCACTTCTCGCTTTTGAAGATGTTTCCAATTGTCCTGTTGGAGAGCTTCTGGACATATCACAGCGGCTAAAGACTGCTAGTGAGGTGAATGCAGCCATCCTTACCAGCCAGAGTCATGAAAAAG ACCCAAAGCTTCCCAGCTTGTTAAAGATGCTGATATGGGCCCAAAACCAGCTTGATAAGAAGGCTGCTTATCCTCACATTAACGACTTGTCTACGGCCATACTTGAAGACCCTGCCATCTGA